One genomic region from Campylobacter concisus encodes:
- the ybeY gene encoding rRNA maturation RNase YbeY, giving the protein MILCEESYPKILDEICEYLTLGEIELVFVDKEEMRELNKTERGIDKTTDVLSFPLELVIHAPLGSIVINKDMVKEKAAELNHSEEAETALLFTHGLLHILGFDHEKDDGEMREKECEVIKKFELPKSLIVRSEDVRLIDLINNKN; this is encoded by the coding sequence ATGATACTTTGCGAAGAGAGCTATCCAAAAATTTTAGATGAAATTTGCGAATATTTGACACTGGGAGAAATCGAGCTAGTTTTTGTCGATAAGGAAGAAATGAGAGAACTAAATAAAACTGAGCGAGGCATTGATAAAACGACAGATGTTTTAAGCTTTCCACTTGAGCTTGTCATTCACGCCCCACTTGGCTCAATCGTTATAAACAAAGATATGGTAAAAGAGAAAGCTGCTGAGCTAAATCATAGTGAAGAGGCCGAAACCGCACTACTTTTTACACATGGATTGCTTCATATCTTGGGATTTGATCATGAAAAAGATGATGGCGAAATGAGAGAAAAAGAGTGCGAGGTTATCAAGAAATTTGAGCTGCCTAAAAGTCTAATAGTAAGAAGCGAGGATGTTAGGCTGATTGATCTTATAAATAATAAAAACTAA
- the mrdA gene encoding penicillin-binding protein 2 — protein MRMRIVFSVIALFWIILLGRIYHLSINSNTYYNEIAEQNAIKTIYIPPVRGIIFDAHDKPMAVNRLGFSVSIRPHLSANKKVKILDDELAYIGSLFSDLNVTKLKNEYIKNDSAYNQDFINVVEFIDYDKFLPFFASLSLRENLEIRPASKRHYPYNDLASHIIGYVGRANQKDMDNDPLTKLTNYIGRSGVERFYNPILQGIQGFKKIKVNALNEEIEQINYQAPQSQNIKLAVDLELQQFVADVFGKDAGSVIVMSLKDGAIIAAGSFPEYDLNPFVLGISQPEWEELVKNVDHPFTNKLINGLYPPGSVVKMGMALAFLDNGMSKYDSFFCSGSYELGGRKFRCWNSHGHGNVNMNTAIRESCDDYFYKGSQKIGIDAIVPILERMGFGRKTEVDLPNEFVGTLPSREWKMRKYGKAWFQGETLITSIGQGNFLVTPMQVAKYTAGLATGLNVTPHFLKSIDGKDVDFTPTDDAFTPFEKSQLPAIRHAMYEVANHPRGTANRHFIGSLVKVAAKTGTAQVVGISQTEKKRMKEEDMAYLQRSHAWMTTYAPYEDPQYVITMVIEHGGHGGSAAGPKIAQIYNKLVEMGYINLEKIQSDQNKKQDNKKK, from the coding sequence ATGAGGATGCGCATCGTCTTTAGTGTAATCGCTCTTTTTTGGATTATACTTTTGGGACGAATTTATCACCTAAGCATCAACTCAAATACTTACTACAACGAGATTGCAGAACAAAATGCGATAAAGACTATTTATATTCCGCCAGTTAGGGGTATTATTTTTGACGCACATGATAAGCCAATGGCTGTTAATCGTCTTGGCTTTTCAGTATCCATTAGACCTCATTTAAGTGCTAATAAAAAGGTAAAAATTTTAGATGATGAGCTAGCTTACATTGGCTCACTATTTAGTGATCTAAATGTCACTAAACTTAAAAATGAATACATAAAAAATGATTCAGCTTATAACCAAGATTTTATAAATGTGGTCGAATTTATTGATTATGATAAATTTTTACCATTTTTTGCATCACTTTCTTTGCGTGAAAATTTAGAGATAAGACCCGCCTCAAAGCGCCACTATCCATATAACGATCTAGCTTCTCACATCATCGGCTACGTTGGTAGGGCAAATCAAAAAGATATGGATAATGATCCTTTGACAAAGCTTACAAATTACATTGGAAGAAGTGGCGTGGAGCGGTTTTATAATCCGATCTTACAAGGAATTCAAGGGTTTAAAAAGATAAAGGTAAATGCCTTAAATGAAGAGATCGAGCAGATAAACTATCAAGCGCCACAAAGTCAAAATATCAAGCTTGCAGTCGATCTTGAGCTTCAGCAGTTTGTGGCTGATGTCTTTGGCAAAGATGCAGGAAGCGTCATAGTCATGAGTCTAAAAGATGGCGCTATCATAGCTGCTGGTAGCTTTCCAGAGTATGATCTAAATCCATTTGTACTTGGAATTTCTCAGCCTGAATGGGAAGAGCTTGTAAAAAACGTCGATCATCCTTTTACAAACAAGCTAATAAACGGCCTTTATCCGCCAGGTTCGGTCGTAAAAATGGGTATGGCGCTTGCGTTTTTGGATAATGGCATGAGTAAATACGATAGCTTTTTTTGTAGTGGCTCGTATGAGCTTGGAGGACGTAAATTTCGCTGCTGGAACTCTCACGGACATGGAAATGTTAATATGAATACGGCAATTAGAGAGAGCTGTGATGATTATTTTTATAAAGGTAGTCAAAAGATAGGGATCGACGCTATTGTGCCGATACTTGAACGTATGGGTTTTGGTAGAAAAACAGAGGTTGATTTGCCAAATGAGTTTGTGGGGACTTTACCAAGTAGAGAGTGGAAGATGAGGAAGTATGGCAAAGCGTGGTTTCAAGGCGAGACCCTCATCACTTCTATCGGCCAGGGAAATTTCTTGGTCACGCCTATGCAAGTGGCAAAATATACAGCGGGCCTTGCAACTGGGCTAAATGTGACTCCACATTTTTTAAAGAGCATTGATGGCAAGGATGTTGATTTTACGCCAACAGATGATGCTTTTACGCCGTTTGAGAAGTCGCAGTTACCAGCCATTAGGCATGCAATGTATGAAGTGGCAAACCACCCAAGAGGAACGGCAAATAGGCATTTTATTGGAAGCCTAGTTAAAGTTGCTGCAAAGACCGGTACTGCCCAGGTCGTTGGAATTTCTCAAACTGAAAAGAAACGTATGAAAGAGGAGGATATGGCGTATTTGCAAAGATCTCATGCATGGATGACCACATATGCGCCTTATGAAGATCCGCAATATGTCATCACAATGGTTATCGAGCATGGTGGCCATGGTGGAAGTGCGGCTGGGCCAAAAATTGCTCAAATTTATAATAAACTCGTTGAAATGGGATATATAAATTTAGAAAAAATCCAAAGCGATCAAAATAAGAAACAAGATAATAAGAAAAAATAA
- the queC gene encoding 7-cyano-7-deazaguanine synthase QueC, with translation MYNSSKNKRQNMKKAVCIMSGGMDSTLCAVMAKKAGYDIVALHFDYGQRTMKREKRAFNEICERLGITKKMSLDVSFIAQIGGNSLTDESLQIRKDGVEKDVPNTYVPFRNGIFISVAAALAEKENAQAIYIGVVEEDSSGYPDCKESFIKSINEAINLGTSPSFSCEIITPLVNLSKADIVAKSLELGSPLELTWSCYESDDEACGLCDSCRLRLNGFKKANATDKIAYKNQKFSL, from the coding sequence TTGTATAATTCTAGCAAAAATAAAAGGCAAAATATGAAAAAAGCAGTTTGCATAATGAGCGGTGGTATGGATAGTACGCTTTGTGCTGTAATGGCAAAAAAGGCTGGATATGATATCGTAGCACTTCATTTTGACTATGGCCAAAGAACGATGAAACGTGAAAAACGTGCATTTAACGAAATTTGCGAAAGACTAGGCATTACAAAAAAGATGAGTTTAGATGTTAGTTTTATTGCCCAAATAGGCGGGAATTCTTTAACTGATGAAAGCTTGCAAATAAGAAAAGATGGAGTGGAAAAAGATGTGCCAAATACCTATGTGCCTTTTCGAAATGGTATTTTTATCTCGGTTGCTGCCGCACTTGCTGAAAAAGAAAATGCACAAGCTATCTATATCGGTGTCGTAGAAGAAGATAGTTCAGGCTATCCTGATTGCAAAGAAAGCTTCATAAAAAGCATAAACGAGGCTATAAATTTAGGCACATCGCCTAGTTTTTCGTGTGAGATAATTACTCCACTTGTAAATTTAAGTAAGGCTGACATCGTAGCAAAATCGCTTGAGCTTGGCTCGCCATTAGAGTTAACCTGGAGTTGCTACGAGAGCGATGACGAGGCATGCGGACTTTGCGATAGCTGCAGGCTAAGGCTAAATGGCTTTAAAAAGGCAAACGCCACTGATAAAATCGCATATAAAAATCAAAAATTTTCCTTATGA
- a CDS encoding ferrochelatase, with the protein MTIENLTRLINAQALNAPTITSVSEFVFELKHVRRGFAYICLNANDSDIETAIKQGAYAIISEDNVPIIDKEIAFLKVSSLQTAMIKLMRFESTHKDLKFCAVNPFINDFLEKSKLGSNAHVMSKNITELFNQIFHAKVFDVFFGDDTRTLQRISPLFETIYTDTTMHEINPSSIFFTSTVFKQTYYQNLNIPRVFAGMFYGLLKFLDSNKISFKPYEGRIHGHFDPIFIDKNFIPTSFGNSFRAIITESDEDLFISQSIFLNKKFSPDEIKICLPEGSLLKVQNAIYFKNLSEIKKLKNFIYILILCQKEELLEELHKTSEENLLF; encoded by the coding sequence ATGACAATAGAAAACTTAACTCGCCTCATAAATGCCCAGGCTCTAAACGCACCAACAATAACTAGCGTAAGTGAGTTTGTTTTTGAGCTAAAACACGTAAGGCGTGGCTTTGCATATATTTGCTTGAATGCAAACGATAGCGATATAGAAACGGCAATCAAACAAGGTGCATACGCCATAATTAGCGAAGATAATGTGCCAATTATCGATAAAGAGATCGCTTTTTTAAAAGTTAGTAGCTTACAAACTGCCATGATAAAGCTTATGAGATTTGAGTCAACTCACAAAGATCTAAAATTTTGCGCCGTAAATCCTTTTATAAATGATTTTTTAGAAAAATCAAAACTTGGCTCTAACGCACACGTCATGTCAAAAAATATCACTGAGCTTTTTAATCAAATTTTTCACGCAAAGGTCTTTGATGTCTTTTTCGGCGATGATACAAGAACACTTCAGCGAATATCGCCTCTTTTTGAGACCATTTACACAGATACGACTATGCACGAGATAAATCCAAGCTCGATATTTTTTACAAGCACAGTCTTTAAGCAAACATACTATCAAAACTTAAACATACCACGAGTTTTTGCTGGAATGTTTTATGGGCTTTTAAAATTTCTTGATAGCAATAAAATTTCATTTAAGCCTTACGAAGGTAGGATTCACGGGCATTTTGACCCGATTTTTATAGATAAAAATTTTATTCCTACTAGTTTTGGAAATAGCTTTAGAGCCATAATTACTGAAAGCGATGAAGATTTATTCATAAGCCAAAGTATATTTTTAAATAAAAAATTTAGCCCTGATGAGATAAAAATTTGCTTGCCAGAAGGCTCTTTGTTAAAAGTACAAAACGCAATCTACTTTAAAAATTTAAGCGAGATAAAAAAGCTTAAAAATTTTATCTACATATTGATTTTATGCCAAAAAGAGGAGCTTTTAGAAGAGCTTCACAAAACATCTGAAGAAAATCTACTCTTTTAG
- the yihA gene encoding ribosome biogenesis GTP-binding protein YihA/YsxC gives MIRALGAKFITSCPSIKEAPSFVTSEIVFLGRSNVGKSSLINALVNQKNLAKSSSTPGKTQLINFFEAEFCEQKEDQDEKEKFKLILVDLPGFGYAKVAKSKHDEWRKNLDEFLKFRSDIRLFIHLIDARHFDLDIDANVDAYLKSFLRADQKILNLYTKSDKLNQSQKSAVMKFDPSGILVSTLNKSGIEKAREAIINNALGR, from the coding sequence GTGATAAGAGCACTGGGTGCTAAATTTATTACATCTTGCCCAAGTATAAAAGAGGCTCCAAGTTTTGTGACAAGTGAGATTGTCTTTTTGGGTAGGTCAAATGTTGGTAAAAGTAGCCTTATTAATGCCCTTGTCAATCAAAAAAATCTTGCCAAGAGTTCATCAACTCCAGGTAAAACACAGCTTATAAATTTTTTCGAAGCAGAGTTCTGCGAGCAAAAAGAAGATCAAGATGAAAAAGAGAAATTTAAGCTCATTTTGGTTGATTTGCCAGGCTTTGGCTATGCAAAAGTGGCAAAGTCAAAACATGATGAATGGCGTAAAAATTTAGATGAGTTTTTGAAATTTAGAAGCGATATAAGGCTTTTTATACATCTAATTGATGCTAGACATTTTGATTTAGATATAGACGCAAATGTGGATGCTTATCTAAAAAGCTTTTTAAGGGCTGATCAGAAAATTTTAAATTTATATACAAAAAGCGATAAGCTAAATCAAAGCCAAAAGAGTGCGGTAATGAAATTTGATCCAAGTGGCATCTTGGTCTCAACTCTTAATAAAAGCGGTATCGAAAAGGCTAGAGAAGCTATCATAAATAACGCTCTTGGTAGATAA